The following coding sequences are from one Rutidosis leptorrhynchoides isolate AG116_Rl617_1_P2 unplaced genomic scaffold, CSIRO_AGI_Rlap_v1 contig529, whole genome shotgun sequence window:
- the LOC139884275 gene encoding phenylcoumaran benzylic ether reductase POP1-like: MADKSKILIIGGTGYIGKFIVKASAQSGHPTFALVREATLSNPNKSEIIHDFRKLGVNFIIGDIYDHESLVKAIKLADVVISNVGHAQLHNQDKIIAAIKEAGNVKRFFPSEFGNDVDRVHAVEPAKATFDTKVNIRRVVEAAGIPYTYVSCNFFAGYFLPNLAQTGTTSPPREKVVILGDGNPKAVFNKEEDIATYTIKAVDDTRTLNKILYIRPSGNTYSFNDLVSLWEKKIGKTLERSYVPEEQLLQNIQESPVPVNVILSIGHSVFVKGDHTNFEIEPSFGVEATELYPEVKYTTVDEFLNQFCVMGNESTTFNLN; this comes from the exons ATGGCGGATAAGAGCAAGATTCTGATCATCGGAGGAACTGGGTACATCGGAAAGTTTATCGTCAAAGCAAGTGCTCAATCGGGTCACCCCACTTTTGCGCTCGTTAGAGAGGCCACTCTCTCTAACCCAAATAAATCAGAAATCATCCACGATTTCAGGAAACTCGGCGTCAATTTTATAATC GGAGATATCTATGATCACGAAAGCTTGGTGAAAGCAATAAAGCTAGCGGATGTGGTGATATCAAATGTGGGTCATGCTCAATTACATAATCAGGACAAGATCATAGCCGCCATTAAAGAAGCTGGcaatgtcaag AGATTCTTTCCATCAGAGTTTGGAAATGATGTGGATCGAGTCCATGCTGTGGAACCAGCGAAGGCAACATTTGATACTAAAGTTAACATCCGAAGAGTTGTGGAGGCTGCCGGAATTCCATACACTTACGTTTCATGCAACTTTTTCGCTGGATATTTCCTTCCCAATTTGGCGCAAACCGGAACCACTTCACCACCACGTGAAAAAGTTGTCATCTTAGGAGATGGAAATCCCAAAG CTGTATTTAACAAGGAGGAGGACATTGCTACCTACACAATCAAAGCAGTAGACGATACTAGAACCTTGAACAAAATCCTCTACATAAGACCTTCCGGAAACACCTACTCCTTCAATGATCTAGTTTCTTTGTGGGAGAAGAAGATTGGTAAGACACTGGAAAGGAGCTATGTCCCCGAGGAACAACTTCTTCAGAACATACAAG AATCTCCAGTTCCAGTCAACGTGATTCTATCAATTGGTCACTCGGTCTTTGTCAAAGGAGATCACACCAACTTTGAGATCGAGCCTTCATTTGGAGTTGAGGCTACAGAGCTATACCCAGAAGTGAAATATACAACCGTGGACGAGTTCCTTAATCAGTTTTGTGTGATGGGAAATGAATCTACCACATTCAACCTCAATTAA